A single genomic interval of Candidatus Bipolaricaulis anaerobius harbors:
- a CDS encoding YicC/YloC family endoribonuclease, with protein MTGFGRARATRGEYAVQVDLRSLNHRFLEVRVRGLAELPLLAQRCEERLRDAFVRGSLELHVRWESGSRPKQLGLDAARQYLHDLSRLQQELGLADRPTLAHLLSLGVFAEAAPEEEEMWPVVDEALGQAIEAVVAARESEGESLRAALAREAELLQAAIADAERLAPHALDEAQGRIRARIEELGLDPDPARIATELVLWAERSDVREELDRLQSHLARFADLLDSDLPLGREIEFLAQEMGREAGTLSAKARSVDLAQAAGQIRLAVERIREQARNVE; from the coding sequence ATGACCGGGTTCGGCCGGGCGCGGGCCACGCGCGGCGAGTACGCCGTGCAGGTGGACCTGCGCAGCCTCAACCACCGCTTCCTCGAGGTCCGCGTGCGCGGGCTCGCCGAGTTGCCCCTCCTCGCCCAGAGGTGCGAGGAGCGCCTGCGGGACGCATTCGTACGGGGCTCACTCGAACTCCACGTGCGGTGGGAGAGCGGGAGCCGCCCGAAGCAGCTCGGGCTCGACGCGGCCCGCCAGTACCTCCACGACCTATCCCGACTCCAACAGGAGCTCGGCCTCGCGGACCGGCCCACCCTCGCCCACCTCCTCTCCCTCGGCGTGTTCGCGGAGGCGGCGCCGGAGGAGGAGGAGATGTGGCCCGTCGTGGACGAGGCCTTGGGCCAGGCGATCGAGGCGGTGGTGGCGGCACGGGAGAGCGAGGGGGAGTCGCTCCGGGCGGCGCTCGCCCGCGAGGCGGAGCTCCTCCAGGCGGCGATCGCGGACGCGGAGCGCCTCGCCCCCCACGCCCTCGACGAGGCCCAGGGACGGATCAGGGCCCGGATCGAGGAGCTCGGGCTCGACCCTGACCCAGCACGGATCGCGACCGAGCTCGTCCTGTGGGCGGAGCGGAGCGACGTGCGCGAGGAGCTGGACAGGCTCCAGAGCCACCTCGCCCGGTTCGCGGACCTCCTTGACTCCGACCTCCCGCTGGGGCGGGAGATCGAGTTCCTCGCCCAGGAGATGGGGCGCGAGGCGGGCACGCTTTCCGCCAAGGCCCGATCCGTGGACCTCGCTCAGGCGGCGGGCCAGATCCGCCTCGCGGTGGAGCGGATCCGGGAACAGGCCCGGAACGTGGAATGA
- the amrB gene encoding AmmeMemoRadiSam system protein B, with translation MGRRGPCAAGTFYPADPRRLREEIEAAVGRGPSTLTTQALTNPVGAILPHAGYRYSGAVAGAGYRALARLGQPEAAIILGTNHTGLGGPITVAEPGAWETPLGEVPVPAHLSREVAEALGADQNDVPFTDEHSVEVQLPFLRYLFPALPVVPVVVHPLSVARSKAAGAALGRLIAHRPLLLIASSDFTHYEPDPVAREKDRRALVPILNLDVDGFYDAVLRYRISICGVGAIALLLVAAREAGLLGAALLDYRTSGEVGGHLDQVVGYAAVLFQRVDDVA, from the coding sequence ATGGGACGGCGCGGGCCGTGTGCCGCTGGAACGTTCTACCCCGCCGATCCGCGGCGGCTGCGCGAGGAGATCGAGGCCGCCGTGGGGCGAGGCCCCTCGACCTTGACCACCCAGGCGCTGACGAATCCCGTGGGGGCGATCCTCCCCCACGCCGGGTACCGTTACTCGGGCGCGGTGGCGGGAGCGGGATACCGGGCGCTCGCGCGGCTCGGGCAGCCGGAGGCGGCGATCATCCTCGGCACGAACCACACCGGGCTCGGCGGGCCGATCACGGTCGCGGAACCGGGGGCCTGGGAGACCCCGCTCGGGGAGGTGCCCGTGCCTGCCCACCTCTCCCGCGAGGTTGCGGAGGCCCTCGGCGCTGACCAGAACGATGTTCCTTTCACCGATGAGCACTCGGTGGAGGTCCAGCTCCCGTTCCTCCGGTACCTGTTCCCCGCACTGCCCGTCGTCCCGGTGGTGGTCCACCCCCTGAGCGTGGCGAGGTCCAAAGCAGCCGGCGCGGCACTGGGAAGGCTCATCGCCCACCGGCCGCTCCTCCTCATCGCGTCGAGCGACTTCACCCACTACGAGCCGGACCCGGTGGCACGGGAGAAGGACCGCCGGGCCCTCGTCCCGATCCTGAACCTGGATGTGGACGGGTTCTACGACGCGGTGCTCCGCTACCGGATCTCGATCTGCGGCGTGGGGGCGATCGCCCTCCTCCTCGTCGCGGCGCGGGAGGCGGGGCTGCTGGGGGCAGCGCTCCTCGACTACCGCACGTCGGGCGAGGTGGGGGGACACCTCGACCAGGTGGTGGGGTACGCGGCGGTGCTCTTCCAGCGGGTGGACGATGTTGCGTAG
- a CDS encoding right-handed parallel beta-helix repeat-containing protein translates to MRARAGGVVVGLLLWAGLAQGTTWIVCPTECPYTSLAEAIAAAAPGDTILVQPGTYPGDVWLKKPLDIRSAGNEPSVIEGHVYVLGTGQVTLHGLTVHSGGIHLEDSSGVLISDCAVEGPSGIVIRSASVTVRDTAVTGAADHGILVTLGSRALIAGCTVSGAGKDGIHIAASLADLRDNEVQGSGGYGIWGDAHATVSGQATLASLSGNARGTVGGTALALDRDPPAAPTGLTVSPEEWTAGEISIAWAPPEDLTGIAAAWYTIGSAPQGPEDGTRAVGNPFLVASPPEGEHVVYVWLEDHAGNRNEKACAEALLRADRTPPSGEVAGNSGSQHVFAPQVTLTIEASDLAGTEPGSGVASLRLSNDGRTWGPWQPFAPSVAWDLAGSGGSAAPGAKTVVIELRDRAGNTSRITTELTLVPSLASSEPILCLAVAGNRLAHGAPSGTIRVVDPTTGKEALILRGHTGGVYALAFSPDGKTLASGSNDNTVRLWDVATGKEVRVLRGHTGGVWTVAFSPDGKTLASGSSDATVRLWAVSTGRAWRTLSGHTGAVRAVAFSPDGKALASGSDDRTVRVWEVGSGRLKHTLTEHGGAVRSVAFSPDGKLLGSVGADGKALLWDGATGKLARTLAPAGPELRAVAFAPAGKSVATASATGTIVVWDVATGKERDTLPGHTAQVNALAYTADGRTLASGGADKVVRLWQVEP, encoded by the coding sequence ATGAGGGCGAGGGCGGGAGGGGTGGTGGTGGGCCTTCTTCTGTGGGCAGGGCTGGCCCAGGGAACGACATGGATCGTCTGTCCCACGGAGTGCCCATATACGAGCCTCGCGGAGGCGATCGCCGCCGCCGCGCCCGGCGACACGATCCTCGTCCAGCCGGGAACCTACCCCGGCGATGTGTGGCTGAAGAAGCCGCTCGACATCCGCAGCGCGGGGAACGAACCCAGCGTCATCGAGGGCCACGTGTACGTCCTCGGCACGGGCCAGGTCACCCTCCACGGCCTGACCGTCCACAGCGGGGGGATCCACCTCGAGGACAGCTCCGGCGTCCTGATCTCCGACTGCGCGGTGGAGGGCCCGAGCGGGATCGTCATCCGCAGCGCGTCCGTGACCGTCCGCGACACCGCCGTCACCGGCGCCGCGGACCACGGGATCCTCGTCACCCTCGGATCGCGAGCCCTCATCGCCGGTTGCACCGTCTCCGGAGCGGGGAAGGACGGGATCCACATCGCCGCCTCCCTGGCCGACCTGCGGGACAACGAGGTCCAGGGTAGCGGTGGCTACGGTATCTGGGGCGACGCCCACGCGACCGTGTCCGGCCAAGCGACGCTCGCCTCCCTCTCCGGGAACGCCCGCGGGACGGTCGGGGGAACGGCATTGGCCCTCGACCGCGATCCGCCGGCGGCCCCCACGGGCCTGACCGTGTCCCCAGAGGAATGGACCGCGGGGGAGATCTCCATCGCCTGGGCCCCCCCGGAGGACCTGACCGGGATCGCAGCGGCCTGGTACACGATCGGATCCGCGCCGCAGGGCCCCGAGGACGGGACCCGCGCGGTCGGGAACCCGTTCCTCGTCGCCTCCCCTCCCGAGGGGGAGCACGTCGTGTACGTGTGGCTGGAGGACCACGCGGGGAACCGGAACGAGAAGGCCTGCGCCGAGGCGCTCCTCCGCGCCGATCGCACCCCCCCGAGCGGGGAGGTCGCCGGGAACAGCGGGTCGCAGCACGTGTTCGCCCCCCAGGTCACGCTCACGATCGAGGCCTCGGACCTCGCGGGGACCGAGCCCGGAAGCGGCGTGGCCTCGCTGCGCCTCTCCAACGACGGCCGCACGTGGGGGCCCTGGCAGCCGTTTGCGCCCAGCGTGGCGTGGGACCTCGCGGGCAGCGGCGGGTCGGCCGCGCCGGGAGCGAAGACCGTGGTCATCGAGCTCAGGGATCGAGCGGGCAACACGAGCCGGATCACGACCGAGCTGACCCTCGTCCCGAGCCTCGCCTCGTCGGAGCCGATCCTGTGCCTGGCGGTGGCGGGGAACCGCCTCGCCCACGGCGCGCCGAGCGGGACGATCCGCGTGGTGGACCCCACGACCGGGAAGGAGGCCCTCATCCTGCGCGGCCACACCGGCGGGGTGTACGCCCTCGCCTTCTCCCCCGATGGGAAGACCCTCGCCTCCGGGTCGAACGACAACACGGTCCGCCTGTGGGACGTCGCCACCGGAAAGGAGGTGCGCGTCCTGCGCGGCCATACGGGCGGGGTGTGGACGGTCGCCTTCTCCCCCGATGGGAAGACCCTCGCCTCCGGGTCATCGGATGCCACGGTCCGGCTGTGGGCGGTTTCCACCGGGAGGGCGTGGCGCACCCTGAGCGGACACACGGGCGCGGTACGGGCGGTCGCGTTCTCCCCGGACGGGAAGGCCCTCGCCTCCGGGTCGGATGACCGCACGGTGCGGGTATGGGAAGTGGGCAGCGGCCGGCTGAAGCACACCCTCACCGAACACGGCGGTGCGGTGCGCTCCGTCGCGTTCTCGCCGGATGGGAAGCTCCTCGGGTCCGTGGGCGCGGACGGGAAGGCCCTGCTGTGGGACGGGGCCACGGGGAAGCTCGCCCGGACGCTCGCCCCGGCCGGCCCCGAGCTGCGCGCCGTGGCGTTCGCCCCGGCCGGGAAATCGGTCGCCACCGCCTCCGCTACCGGCACAATCGTCGTGTGGGATGTGGCGACGGGAAAGGAACGGGATACCCTCCCCGGGCACACGGCCCAGGTCAATGCCCTGGCCTACACGGCCGATGGGCGCACCCTCGCCTCGGGCGGAGCCGACAAGGTGGTGCGGTTGTGGCAGGTCGAGCCGTAG
- a CDS encoding cyclodeaminase/cyclohydrolase family protein, whose amino-acid sequence MPDAPMGEWTVRQFLDAVASQDPLPGGGAVAALAGAGAAALLHMVASLALRRTKDPALVASLTAHREQARAQEQRFLDLAADDIAAYRGVTSALTLPRSTPQEKAHRSAALHQALARAAEVPLATARLAADALTLAAAMAPFCPPVARSDLATAVHLARAAAEAAVANVDANALSLDDSPVRRELARARSEVSTAARAQAEAVLAPLEVALQAWLDPP is encoded by the coding sequence GTGCCGGATGCCCCGATGGGGGAGTGGACCGTTCGCCAGTTCCTGGACGCGGTGGCGTCCCAGGACCCCCTCCCTGGCGGGGGGGCCGTGGCCGCCCTCGCCGGCGCCGGAGCCGCCGCCCTCCTTCACATGGTGGCCTCCCTTGCCCTCCGGCGGACCAAGGATCCCGCGCTGGTGGCGTCCCTCACGGCCCACCGCGAGCAGGCCCGCGCGCAGGAGCAGCGGTTCCTGGACCTCGCCGCCGACGACATCGCCGCGTACCGCGGCGTGACGAGCGCCCTTACCCTCCCCCGCTCCACGCCCCAGGAGAAAGCCCACCGCTCGGCCGCCCTCCATCAGGCCCTCGCCCGGGCGGCGGAGGTCCCGCTGGCCACGGCCCGGCTCGCCGCCGATGCCCTCACCCTCGCCGCGGCGATGGCCCCCTTTTGCCCCCCGGTCGCCCGGAGCGACCTCGCGACCGCGGTCCACCTCGCCCGAGCAGCGGCGGAGGCCGCCGTGGCGAATGTGGACGCCAACGCCCTCTCCCTCGACGACTCCCCGGTCCGCCGCGAGCTCGCCCGCGCCCGCTCCGAGGTTTCCACCGCCGCGCGCGCTCAGGCGGAGGCCGTCCTCGCCCCGCTCGAGGTAGCCCTCCAGGCGTGGCTCGATCCACCTTGA
- a CDS encoding PadR family transcriptional regulator — translation MRMEELVLGMLKLGPAHGYELRSRVREELGPAWRVASSQLYTWLRRLEEGGYVSSALAELPGGPPRRVYSLTPAGEERFWQWLLKGSTSPRRARGSYLIRLYFLIRFAPHHLATYVAEERAVLDKRRARLLARDTGEDPFREAVRRLRLSQVEGGLRWLDGLADLVAAKEEP, via the coding sequence ATGCGGATGGAGGAGCTCGTCCTCGGGATGCTGAAGCTGGGCCCGGCCCACGGCTACGAGCTGCGGAGCCGGGTCCGCGAGGAGCTCGGGCCGGCGTGGCGTGTGGCCTCGAGCCAGCTCTACACCTGGCTCCGGCGGCTGGAGGAGGGTGGGTACGTTTCGAGCGCGCTTGCGGAACTGCCGGGAGGACCCCCGCGCCGGGTGTACTCCCTCACCCCGGCCGGGGAAGAGCGGTTCTGGCAGTGGCTCCTCAAAGGTTCGACCTCCCCCCGGCGGGCGCGCGGGTCGTACCTCATCCGGCTCTACTTCCTGATCCGGTTCGCCCCCCACCACCTCGCCACGTACGTGGCCGAGGAGCGGGCGGTCCTCGACAAGCGCCGGGCGCGGCTCCTCGCGCGGGACACGGGTGAAGACCCGTTTCGGGAGGCAGTGCGGCGGCTGCGGCTCTCTCAGGTGGAGGGCGGCCTGAGGTGGCTCGATGGCCTGGCGGATCTGGTTGCAGCAAAGGAGGAACCATGA
- a CDS encoding ABC transporter substrate-binding protein — protein sequence MKAFGVGFMIVVLAVGGWAQGLTVVDQAGRTVEIPAVPTRVASAFAVATAYVYSLGAGDLVVGARYLGIPDSPIARGVMARIDPQWEGKGFPGDVTVETIVALKADLVVAGVRHQKLAELLGDVGIPTVLYAAETFDAVRAATELTGKILGREEAAARLVALFDEVVAEVASAVPADEGGPRVLFVGTEPLRVAAAGMYQAQQIALAGGRTAAEDLAGTSWQNVSPEQFLLWNPDVIVIASYGTAVPADYLGDPVFQGITAVQTGRVYKMPQLLFAWDNPIPESVLGIVWLAELLHPGTLPLTLGEYAARLYRDFYGVELTEEELASIIGP from the coding sequence ATGAAGGCATTCGGAGTCGGGTTCATGATCGTCGTCCTCGCGGTCGGGGGATGGGCACAGGGCCTCACCGTGGTGGACCAGGCCGGGCGTACGGTGGAGATCCCCGCCGTGCCCACGCGGGTGGCGAGCGCGTTCGCTGTGGCCACCGCGTACGTGTACTCGCTCGGAGCGGGCGACCTCGTCGTGGGGGCCCGCTACCTTGGGATCCCGGATTCCCCCATCGCCCGCGGGGTGATGGCGCGGATCGACCCGCAGTGGGAGGGGAAGGGGTTCCCCGGGGATGTCACGGTGGAGACGATCGTGGCCTTGAAGGCGGACCTCGTCGTGGCGGGGGTGAGGCACCAGAAGCTCGCGGAGCTCCTCGGGGACGTGGGGATCCCGACCGTCCTCTACGCCGCGGAGACGTTCGATGCCGTGCGCGCGGCAACCGAGCTCACGGGGAAGATCCTCGGACGCGAAGAGGCCGCGGCGCGGCTCGTCGCCCTGTTCGATGAGGTGGTGGCCGAGGTGGCAAGCGCCGTCCCGGCCGACGAGGGGGGTCCGCGCGTCCTGTTCGTGGGCACCGAGCCCCTCCGCGTGGCGGCGGCGGGGATGTACCAGGCGCAGCAGATCGCCCTCGCCGGTGGCCGCACGGCGGCGGAGGACCTCGCGGGGACCTCGTGGCAGAACGTGAGCCCGGAGCAGTTCCTCCTCTGGAACCCCGATGTGATCGTCATCGCCTCGTACGGGACTGCTGTCCCCGCGGACTACCTCGGGGATCCCGTGTTCCAGGGGATCACCGCTGTCCAGACGGGTCGGGTGTACAAGATGCCCCAGCTCCTCTTCGCGTGGGACAACCCGATCCCGGAGTCGGTCCTCGGGATCGTGTGGCTCGCTGAGCTGCTGCACCCGGGGACCCTTCCCCTGACGCTGGGCGAGTACGCCGCCCGTCTGTACCGCGACTTCTATGGGGTCGAGCTCACCGAAGAGGAGCTAGCGAGTATCATCGGGCCGTGA